The sequence below is a genomic window from Acetivibrio clariflavus DSM 19732.
ATAGTAAATTCATATAATATAAAAAGTAATATATGGGAAAGGAGATATGGCAGTATGAATAAGGTTTTAATTGAATGTGGTGCTCTTATTGATAAATATGAATTAAATAGGGATAGTATCATGGAACAATTGCAGTCTATAAAAGTAGATAAAGGAACAGAGGAGTTTATCACTGCATACAATGATGATTTTCGGTATACTTTGGTTGGTGAAATTAAGGAAAATCAGGTGGTTTTAACTAATATTGAAAAGGCTATTGCTTTTAGAAGGATGGATAACACTGATTTATTCGAATTTGTAAAAAAGGGACAAGGTTTATAGAGAAATTAGGATAAAGGAACAAGGCTTTGGGGATAAGGCTGTATATCCTGCAAAGCCTTATTTTGTTATGATATGGATATTTCAAATTTTACTTTCTCCAAAAAATTCCTTATAGTAGGCATGTTGTTCATTAGGAGTTTGTATTTACCGGGTTCTATTTCATTATGAATCTGATTTAAGTACTGTTCAATCGTTTGAAGGTTGGATAGGCAATAGGTATCATAGTTTTTAGGATTAAGGAAGCATAGTACTAATAATTCAATTGCTTCACCTAACTCCCTTGAAGCCTTATCTCCTATGATATCCTTTATAACCTGTTGCAGGTAATTTAGTTCCAGCCTAAAAACTTCTAAGTTTATCATTATAACCACTCCTCGCAAGAGATTTTCGGGTATTATATAGGTGAGTTCATAGAAAATCAAAAAATCAGTGCAAAAATTTTATTTAACGAATTAAGTATAACTTTATACAAAGGTAATAAAATATTACATAAATGTATAAAATATTGACACAAAACTAATATTGATGTAATATAATATTACAAAAGGAGGGATTAAAGATGTCAAAGGATATTTCCATTGGATTAAAAATAAAGGCTATTAGAGAGGCAAGGGGATTAAGCCAGATTGAGGTAGTAGAAAGACTTGCTGAAAAGGGTATTAACATGAGCAGGGAAACATTGAGCAAAATAGAAAACGGCAACAGGACTGTATCGGCTGTGGAGTTAAATTCCATATGCAAAGTTCTGAATATAGATATAAACATTCTTTTTGAAGATGAAGAAGACGATGACTTAGTTACGCTATTCAGAAAGAAAAATTTTTCGGAAAAAACGATTGAAGAAGTTGAGAAACTCCAGGATATGATAAAGATGTTTGTTTACCAAAAGAAAATATACAATGGAGAGTTTAAACTACAAAAGAGAAAGCCACTGTGGGAGGAGTGTTAAAATTGCAAAAGAATAATTTGAATCTCCCAGAGGAATCCTTCAGACTGCAAATCAAAGATTTAGCAGAAGAAGTAAGAATAAAATTTGCAAGGAAAGGGCTTTCTGATATATTTGATATTTTATCAGAGGCTGCATTTTTAATAAGAAAACCATTGGATACAGATGAATTATCAGGGTTTACTACCTATTTTGAGGGACAGTTTATTGTCTATTTAAACAGCAATTTTACTTTGGGACATGAACGCTATACTGGCGCCCATGAACTATACCATCTTATTTATAATGCCGACATCCTGAAAAAAGAAAAAATCCTTTTGAATGATGAAAAGCATAAAGAGGAAGATGCGAAAGCGGATGTATTTGCTTCCGAATTTTTAATGCCTGAGGACTATGTAAAAGAAGTATTTTATAAAATTGTTAATGTAGATAAAAACAGTATTTTGCCAAGGCATATCATTAGAATGCACAATTATTTTAAAGTAAGTTATAAGGCTATGTTAAAAAGGCTTATCCAACTTAATTTATGCTCTATTGACAAATATGAGGAACTGGTAGACATCTGTTCACTGGGAAATACGGAACAACTCCAATCTTTAACCATACGGGAAGGCTACAGTATAGACTTGATAACTCCATCAAAAGAAACATATGTGCCAAAAGAATATATTGAGTTTATAAAAACCAACTACGAAAGAGGGAATATTTCATACAAGAACATGAAAACCAGCCTTGAATTTATCGGACTGGCTCCTGAACAATTCGGATATGAGTATCCCTTGGAAGAGGACTATTAACATGAGATATTCAGGAGCCATATCTGATGCTGATATCCTGATTAATTTAGCCAGGGTTAACAGATTGGACATTTTAGAACTTTTATTTAAAGAAATCATCATTCCTCAATTTGCATATGACATTGAAATAAAGAAAAATGCAGGAAGATATTATGGTTTGATTAACGAAGCAATTCATAAGGACGGGAGTATATTTAAGATTGTAGATAGGAAGAAAGATATATCTATAAACATACTTGCAAGAGATATCATCGAAGATAAGAAAAAGGTAATAGGTCCAGGAGAAAGTGAATGTGCAGGATATGTCCAGGCGTTGAGAATTCCAATAATAATATCAGATAATTACACTGAATTTAAGTGGCTGGATGAGTTTATTACCCTTACACACAATAATATTCTGGCTTTATGTGTGTATTTTGGTGAGATTACAAAAAACGAAGCAGAAGATATTTTTAATAATATTAATAGCAAATTGACTCATCCAACTAAGGACTCATTTGAAGAGCAGTATAGAAAGGCTTTTATAAGATTTGAGAGAAATGGCTGGAAAGGATATTTAGGCATATGAAGACAGGAATATGGGTTAAAGGGATAAGGTTAGATGGAAGTATTAA
It includes:
- a CDS encoding helix-turn-helix domain-containing protein, which encodes MSKDISIGLKIKAIREARGLSQIEVVERLAEKGINMSRETLSKIENGNRTVSAVELNSICKVLNIDINILFEDEEDDDLVTLFRKKNFSEKTIEEVEKLQDMIKMFVYQKKIYNGEFKLQKRKPLWEEC
- a CDS encoding ImmA/IrrE family metallo-endopeptidase; amino-acid sequence: MLKLQKNNLNLPEESFRLQIKDLAEEVRIKFARKGLSDIFDILSEAAFLIRKPLDTDELSGFTTYFEGQFIVYLNSNFTLGHERYTGAHELYHLIYNADILKKEKILLNDEKHKEEDAKADVFASEFLMPEDYVKEVFYKIVNVDKNSILPRHIIRMHNYFKVSYKAMLKRLIQLNLCSIDKYEELVDICSLGNTEQLQSLTIREGYSIDLITPSKETYVPKEYIEFIKTNYERGNISYKNMKTSLEFIGLAPEQFGYEYPLEEDY